From Neobacillus sp. PS2-9, the proteins below share one genomic window:
- a CDS encoding extracellular solute-binding protein: protein MKIKKVASILFAASLTVSGLAGCSTGNKDSKTAGSKNGVTTIEFWAAPNPTQQVYWKEVAEEFTKENPKIKVNVSPMKESPTSEASIQSAIAGGSAPTLSENINRGFAAQLADSKALVPLDELDGWKEVTESRKMENTMKGWEFADGHQYVLPIYSNAMLFGWRLDILKELGFNEAPKTYSEMLAVAKKLKEKYPDKYVWAKADLADPTAWKRWFDFFMLYDAASNGNKFVEGTKFTGETKAGEQVLSLVDGLRKENALLPKQAKDPFESGLGIFTDIGPWTIPYWADKFPDMKFNETYTLALPPVPDDMDPANAKTFADTKGLVVYASATKEQQKAAMEFIKWVYANPDNDVKWLEKTSLPPARDDLTSNDAFKAFFDKNPALQPYAAAVPNGIPSMDNAKYNDIQTLIGQQAFNPVVKGEKDPKTAWKDMQKAIEGALK, encoded by the coding sequence ATGAAAATAAAAAAAGTAGCATCAATCTTATTCGCAGCATCACTGACTGTTTCCGGTCTTGCAGGCTGTTCAACAGGCAACAAGGATTCGAAAACAGCAGGATCAAAAAATGGAGTAACAACGATTGAATTCTGGGCCGCTCCAAACCCAACGCAGCAAGTATATTGGAAGGAAGTAGCGGAAGAATTCACAAAAGAAAATCCTAAAATCAAAGTGAATGTTAGTCCGATGAAGGAAAGCCCAACATCAGAGGCAAGCATCCAATCAGCGATCGCTGGTGGAAGTGCTCCAACATTATCTGAAAACATTAACCGTGGGTTCGCGGCGCAATTAGCAGATAGTAAAGCGCTTGTCCCGCTGGATGAATTAGATGGATGGAAGGAAGTAACTGAAAGCCGTAAGATGGAAAATACAATGAAGGGCTGGGAATTCGCAGACGGCCATCAATATGTATTGCCAATCTACTCTAATGCAATGTTATTTGGTTGGAGACTCGATATCTTAAAAGAGCTTGGCTTTAACGAAGCACCAAAAACTTACAGCGAAATGTTAGCTGTTGCTAAGAAATTAAAAGAAAAATATCCTGATAAATATGTTTGGGCAAAAGCGGACCTGGCTGACCCAACGGCTTGGAAGAGATGGTTTGACTTCTTCATGCTTTACGATGCAGCATCAAATGGTAACAAGTTTGTGGAAGGAACAAAATTCACTGGCGAAACAAAAGCAGGCGAACAAGTTCTTTCATTAGTTGATGGTCTTCGTAAAGAGAATGCGTTACTTCCGAAGCAAGCAAAAGATCCATTTGAAAGTGGATTAGGAATCTTCACTGACATTGGTCCTTGGACTATTCCATACTGGGCAGACAAATTCCCGGATATGAAGTTTAACGAAACTTATACATTAGCATTACCGCCAGTTCCAGATGATATGGACCCAGCTAATGCGAAGACGTTCGCTGATACAAAAGGTTTAGTCGTATACGCTTCTGCAACGAAAGAACAACAAAAAGCAGCAATGGAATTCATTAAGTGGGTGTATGCTAACCCTGACAATGATGTGAAATGGCTTGAAAAGACAAGCTTACCACCTGCACGTGATGATTTAACATCTAATGATGCGTTCAAAGCGTTCTTTGATAAAAACCCAGCATTACAGCCATATGCAGCCGCTGTTCCAAACGGAATTCCTTCAATGGATAACGCTAAATACAATGATATTCAAACATTAATTGGCCAACAGGCATTCAATCCAGTAGTAAAGGGTGAAAAAGATCCAAAAACTGCATGGAAGGATATGCAGAAGGCTATTGAGGGGGCTCTTAAGTAA
- a CDS encoding sugar ABC transporter permease: MSTKQGRLGWLFASPYLLYAIVFFLIPLVWSLFLSFTDWNLIAPTFSFVGLENYTEAFKSPGVQSAFFVSFKFMAVFVPLVIASSIIVALIVQGLPKFKGLFLIGFFLPYLASGVVSSLIIKGLLSYNSPVNEFLRGSLGLDIDWLGSPFAALFTVAVIIAWKFTGYYALILTSGFESIDKEVYEAASIDGVTGWQRFWKITFPLLYPALFTVLILSIGVTFGIFTEVYQLTGGGPNFATNTWQMEIFTRAFSNLQAGYASAVAIIASVVTFISIFIIRKLLEMWGKRNGWS; this comes from the coding sequence ATGAGCACGAAACAAGGAAGGTTGGGCTGGCTATTTGCCAGTCCTTATCTTTTATACGCCATTGTTTTCTTTCTAATACCGCTGGTGTGGTCATTATTTCTTTCTTTTACTGATTGGAACTTAATTGCGCCTACGTTTAGTTTCGTAGGATTGGAAAACTATACGGAGGCTTTTAAAAGTCCAGGAGTGCAATCGGCCTTCTTCGTATCATTTAAGTTTATGGCCGTGTTTGTCCCATTGGTGATTGCATCATCGATTATTGTTGCTTTAATCGTTCAAGGATTACCGAAATTCAAAGGATTATTTTTAATTGGCTTTTTCCTTCCTTACTTAGCGTCAGGGGTTGTTTCCTCTCTGATTATAAAAGGACTTTTATCGTATAACAGTCCGGTGAATGAATTTTTACGAGGGTCTTTAGGCTTAGATATTGACTGGCTTGGTAGTCCGTTTGCGGCCCTGTTTACGGTTGCAGTCATTATCGCTTGGAAATTCACTGGCTACTATGCGCTGATTTTAACATCAGGTTTTGAAAGCATTGATAAGGAAGTATACGAAGCAGCTAGTATCGATGGAGTGACAGGTTGGCAGCGTTTTTGGAAGATTACCTTCCCGCTTCTATACCCGGCATTGTTTACTGTTCTAATTTTATCGATTGGTGTGACGTTCGGTATTTTCACAGAGGTGTACCAGTTAACAGGCGGTGGACCAAACTTTGCAACGAATACATGGCAAATGGAGATTTTCACAAGAGCGTTCTCGAATCTTCAGGCAGGTTATGCGTCTGCTGTAGCGATTATTGCATCTGTTGTCACGTTTATTTCCATTTTTATCATTCGAAAACTTCTAGAAATGTGGGGGAAAAGAAATGGATGGAGCTAA
- a CDS encoding carbohydrate ABC transporter permease produces MDGAKKKGVWFRYLLAIVLLLVMIFPYIYMVLNSFADWDQVDKKLIPTQFSLKSYEWLLGGGEAVIPRPWVSAFFNSFLVSAGSTFLMMVTGVMVAYALAKIPFKGRDTINNVILFQMFFPAIILLIPTFLVIQRIGMYDSYWGMILPKALSLWAVFMYTNFFKAIPDTFIEAAKLDGASELQIMFKIVLPMSKSITTVIFLFLFMERWTELLWDMLVVKSDSMLTLNVLLSQMFGPYGGYPGPMYAASVLLTMPIIIIFLLFAKKFQEGMQFTLK; encoded by the coding sequence ATGGATGGAGCTAAGAAAAAGGGAGTATGGTTTCGCTACCTGCTTGCGATCGTTCTCTTACTAGTCATGATTTTTCCATACATTTATATGGTATTGAATTCTTTTGCTGATTGGGACCAAGTCGATAAAAAGCTCATTCCCACACAGTTTAGCTTGAAATCGTATGAATGGCTTCTTGGCGGAGGAGAAGCGGTCATTCCAAGACCTTGGGTGAGTGCTTTCTTTAACAGTTTTCTTGTGTCAGCCGGTTCGACTTTCTTGATGATGGTCACTGGGGTCATGGTGGCTTATGCATTAGCAAAAATTCCTTTTAAGGGAAGAGACACGATTAACAATGTGATTTTGTTCCAAATGTTTTTCCCGGCGATCATCTTGTTAATCCCAACGTTCTTGGTGATTCAACGAATCGGCATGTATGACTCGTATTGGGGCATGATTTTGCCAAAAGCTCTCAGCTTATGGGCTGTGTTTATGTATACGAACTTCTTCAAGGCGATTCCAGATACGTTTATTGAAGCGGCGAAGCTAGACGGGGCGAGCGAGCTACAGATCATGTTCAAAATCGTGTTGCCGATGTCAAAGTCGATTACGACGGTTATTTTCTTGTTCTTGTTCATGGAACGTTGGACAGAGCTTTTATGGGATATGTTAGTGGTGAAGAGCGACAGCATGCTGACACTGAACGTGTTGCTTTCACAAATGTTCGGTCCATACGGCGGCTATCCAGGCCCAATGTATGCAGCATCCGTGTTACTAACGATGCCGATTATTATCATTTTCTTACTGTTTGCGAAAAAGTTCCAAGAAGGAATGCAGTTTACGCTTAAATAG
- a CDS encoding alpha-glucosidase: protein MVKWWQQSTFYEIYMPSFKDGNGDGMGDFAGITSKLDYLKDLGIDGLWLTPFYPSPKVDNGYDISDYVSIDPAYGTMEEFELFIKEAHNRGIKIIADLVLNHTSSAHEWFQESKSSKDHPKRDWYIWRDEPNNWESFFGGTAWEYDKTTEQYYYHAFAKEQVDLNWANPEVKAAMFDVMKFWLEKGVDGFRLDVINFLKINDQFVDNPYDASKQEQEHVYDKDQEGILGIIEEIAAFVHQYPDKFLVGEVGSEDLDILKQYSGLGKLDVVFNFNIGSIAEFDPEKLYQQLTDTEAAYDETQVPTLFFGSHDMSRFISRFGGDEDRAKLIATLMLTARGVPFIYFGDEIGMRDWITDNIAKMKDVQGVMGYKLALEAGKSHEEALVIANDKSRDKSRTPMQWDGSEYVGFSEQKPWITVPNDAALINVKDQLHAPESMLSFYKSLLKLRKEHRALTLGTYEFLRYEDGLMTFIRKDESERILVALNFSDEPKTVDGSTGTLLLSNKRTTLDGKRILGNEAMILKEDLK from the coding sequence ATGGTGAAATGGTGGCAGCAATCGACTTTTTATGAAATCTATATGCCAAGTTTTAAAGACGGAAATGGCGATGGGATGGGGGATTTCGCTGGCATCACCTCCAAGCTCGACTATTTAAAAGATCTAGGAATTGATGGCTTGTGGCTTACGCCCTTTTACCCGTCGCCCAAGGTAGATAATGGCTATGACATTTCTGATTACGTGAGCATCGACCCGGCTTACGGAACAATGGAGGAGTTTGAACTTTTTATAAAAGAAGCTCATAACCGCGGAATCAAAATCATCGCCGATTTGGTTCTGAACCATACCTCTTCAGCGCACGAGTGGTTTCAGGAGTCGAAGTCATCAAAGGACCATCCGAAACGCGATTGGTACATTTGGAGAGACGAACCGAACAACTGGGAATCGTTCTTCGGCGGCACGGCCTGGGAGTACGATAAGACGACCGAGCAGTATTACTACCATGCGTTTGCGAAGGAACAGGTTGACCTCAACTGGGCCAATCCAGAAGTGAAAGCGGCCATGTTCGATGTCATGAAGTTCTGGCTTGAAAAAGGGGTCGATGGCTTTCGCCTTGATGTCATCAACTTTTTAAAAATAAATGATCAGTTCGTGGACAATCCGTATGATGCCTCGAAGCAGGAACAAGAGCATGTATACGATAAAGACCAGGAAGGAATCCTCGGCATCATTGAGGAGATTGCGGCCTTTGTTCATCAGTATCCGGATAAATTTCTCGTAGGCGAGGTGGGGTCAGAGGACCTCGACATCCTAAAACAGTATTCGGGTCTGGGAAAATTAGATGTGGTGTTCAATTTTAACATTGGAAGTATTGCGGAATTTGATCCGGAGAAGCTGTATCAGCAGCTCACGGATACAGAGGCAGCCTATGACGAAACACAGGTGCCGACGTTGTTCTTTGGTAGTCATGATATGTCGCGCTTTATTTCACGATTTGGCGGCGATGAGGACCGTGCGAAGCTGATTGCGACTTTGATGCTTACCGCAAGAGGAGTGCCGTTCATCTATTTCGGTGATGAAATCGGCATGCGTGATTGGATTACCGATAACATCGCGAAAATGAAGGATGTCCAAGGTGTCATGGGTTACAAGCTGGCATTGGAGGCAGGCAAGTCGCATGAGGAAGCGCTCGTCATCGCGAATGACAAATCACGTGACAAATCGCGGACACCGATGCAATGGGACGGAAGTGAGTATGTTGGCTTTTCTGAGCAGAAACCATGGATTACCGTTCCGAACGATGCGGCACTCATAAATGTAAAAGATCAGCTGCACGCGCCGGAATCGATGCTTTCTTTTTATAAAAGCTTGTTGAAGCTGCGCAAGGAACATAGAGCTTTAACCTTAGGAACCTATGAATTTTTACGTTACGAGGATGGATTGATGACGTTCATCAGAAAAGATGAATCAGAAAGAATCCTTGTGGCGCTGAACTTTTCGGATGAGCCGAAAACAGTTGATGGGTCAACCGGCACTCTGCTGCTGTCTAACAAACGAACCACTCTCGATGGAAAAAGAATTTTGGGCAACGAAGCCATGATTTTAAAGGAGGATCTCAAGTAA
- a CDS encoding DUF1861 family protein translates to MTVLTKGNVKTCEQLVKEFAKTPTSPEKIVFTGVGENDVYNISAPFEDEGELVIAGRVESRDSEHSNVYFFVEREGQWVPREGAPVLELQDPFFTKIAGELVLGGVQIFPHPINKGALGWRTVFYKGANIASLKEFAKGPDGMKDLRLIELKDGSIGVLTRPQGEKGGRGKIGWTRIASLDELTIDVVEQAPLLEGQFIDEQWGGANEPHLLANGLVGVLGHIASFDEEGNRHYYPMVFALNPETGDISDIELIATRSHFLPGPAKRPDLIDVVFSGGLVRKADGTADMYAGISDAEAQKITIIDPFLQYEG, encoded by the coding sequence ATGACCGTTTTAACGAAAGGAAATGTCAAAACCTGTGAACAGTTGGTAAAGGAATTTGCAAAAACACCTACGAGTCCTGAAAAAATTGTCTTCACTGGAGTCGGTGAAAATGATGTGTATAACATTTCGGCGCCGTTTGAGGATGAAGGGGAGCTTGTCATCGCAGGCCGCGTTGAGTCACGTGACAGCGAACATTCGAATGTGTATTTTTTCGTTGAGCGAGAAGGGCAGTGGGTGCCGCGTGAAGGCGCACCTGTCTTAGAATTACAGGATCCTTTTTTTACAAAAATTGCAGGGGAACTCGTCTTGGGCGGCGTTCAAATTTTCCCGCACCCCATCAATAAAGGCGCCCTCGGCTGGAGAACCGTTTTTTACAAAGGCGCCAACATTGCAAGCCTGAAGGAATTCGCTAAAGGACCAGACGGCATGAAGGACCTTCGCTTAATCGAGTTAAAGGACGGAAGCATCGGTGTATTGACGAGGCCTCAAGGGGAAAAGGGCGGTCGTGGAAAAATTGGCTGGACACGCATTGCATCCTTAGATGAGCTTACCATTGATGTGGTGGAGCAGGCACCTTTATTAGAAGGCCAGTTTATCGACGAACAGTGGGGCGGAGCGAACGAACCGCATCTTCTTGCCAACGGACTTGTCGGTGTGTTAGGACACATTGCATCTTTTGATGAAGAAGGAAATCGCCACTACTATCCAATGGTTTTTGCCTTGAATCCTGAAACAGGTGACATCTCTGATATCGAGTTAATTGCGACAAGAAGTCATTTCCTGCCTGGCCCTGCGAAGCGTCCAGACTTAATTGATGTGGTGTTTAGCGGCGGGCTCGTTCGAAAAGCTGATGGAACGGCTGATATGTATGCAGGAATCAGCGATGCGGAAGCGCAAAAAATTACGATTATTGATCCGTTTTTACAATACGAAGGTTAA
- a CDS encoding glycoside hydrolase family 130 protein, translating to MNVYRYEQNPLVTPADVTPHREDFEVIGAFNAGVTTFNDEIIMMLRVAERPISHDPNIVKAPIFNPQTNELEIIEFRLDDPIYDFSDPRVIRRSGDTQGFEYLTSIAYLRIARSKDGGHHFTIDEKPFVYPSNELETFGIEDPRITKIDDTYYIYFSAVSPVGVGESMVSTKDFVTTEHHGMIFAPENKDVLIFPEKINGKYYAIHRPVPKSVGMPEMWIAESTNLIHWGNHKHLLGLREGMWDSARMGGGAVPFKTEKGWLELYHGATTDHRYCMGAVLLDLEDPTKVIARSDQPILEPEAEYEVEGFFGNVVFSCGAVVEGDVVKMFYGVADTSMACAELSVQEILDSLTYIK from the coding sequence ATGAACGTATATAGATATGAACAGAACCCATTAGTAACTCCGGCAGATGTTACGCCTCACCGTGAAGATTTCGAGGTCATCGGTGCGTTTAATGCAGGGGTAACGACTTTCAACGATGAAATTATCATGATGCTTCGTGTGGCCGAGCGCCCAATTAGTCACGACCCGAATATCGTGAAAGCGCCGATCTTTAATCCACAAACAAATGAGCTTGAAATTATCGAGTTCCGTTTAGATGATCCGATATATGATTTTTCTGATCCGCGTGTGATTCGTCGAAGCGGCGATACGCAAGGCTTTGAATACTTAACATCGATTGCATATTTACGCATTGCTCGCAGCAAGGACGGCGGTCACCATTTTACGATTGATGAGAAACCGTTTGTGTATCCATCTAATGAGTTAGAGACGTTTGGGATTGAGGATCCACGGATTACAAAGATTGACGATACGTATTATATCTATTTTAGTGCGGTTTCACCGGTGGGTGTCGGGGAATCGATGGTGTCCACGAAGGACTTTGTTACGACGGAGCACCACGGGATGATTTTTGCCCCGGAAAATAAAGATGTGTTAATTTTTCCAGAAAAAATCAATGGAAAATATTACGCGATTCACCGACCAGTTCCAAAGAGTGTAGGGATGCCGGAGATGTGGATTGCGGAATCTACGAATCTAATACACTGGGGTAACCACAAGCATTTGTTAGGTTTACGTGAAGGCATGTGGGATAGCGCGCGCATGGGCGGAGGAGCGGTTCCTTTTAAAACAGAAAAAGGCTGGCTTGAGCTTTACCACGGTGCGACGACGGATCACCGCTATTGCATGGGAGCTGTGTTGCTAGATTTAGAGGATCCGACGAAGGTAATTGCGCGTTCTGATCAGCCGATTCTTGAGCCGGAAGCAGAGTATGAGGTTGAAGGATTCTTTGGAAACGTTGTTTTCTCTTGCGGTGCGGTTGTGGAGGGCGATGTGGTTAAGATGTTCTATGGTGTAGCTGATACGTCTATGGCTTGTGCGGAGTTAAGTGTACAGGAGATTTTAGATTCATTGACCTATATAAAGTAG
- a CDS encoding glycoside hydrolase family 2 protein has translation MKLNDNWKMKHFDVGAARDLEVASPEYIDYFWMTTAVPGDVHSTLIERKLIDDPFYGHNDLKCQWVEEKVWWYRTTFEFHDEIQKGDRYELIFAGLDTFATVYLNGVEIGSTENMFISHTFEVARELKQGKNVLAVRFDPVTVHVKDKVQYYWSGFSKKRIWTRKAQSHYGWDWGPRLVAAGIWKDVHLEKRSTAKLDHVFARTTSIDANKATVEVDVDITSYTREKEFEALISLNDGEEPITTTKVKVDRKKASAVLEVDNPKLWWTHDIGTPYLYQLKVELLADGTKIDEKEEAIGIRTIEVRRRDENGEPCFTFVLNGEKIFAKGANWIPIDSFIGAVPDTRYKHLIKMSKDANMNMLRVWGGGIYEKEVFYEECNRLGILVWQDFMFSCALYPDYNKNFMANVREEISHVVKRLRNHPCLAIWCGNNENDWLYEALKSSGEITHPFYGEKIYHELMPELLEELDPTRLFWPSSPFGGNDHNSREEGDTHNWQVWHGNIEPRVFGEPQRVNYSIEGLSFKNFKTDTTLFASEFGMHASSNRYTLERNIPTEQFFWGSEEMAYRNKDIHHPKGILLMEGYTGAPKHLDEYIAYSMLTQAEGLKFGIEHYRRNKPHTSGALFWQLNDCWPGTSWSVIDYYLLPKASYHYARKFFSPILLTLDQTPGEDIKVWVVNDKLEAYQDEIELAVYDFKGEKVFSKEWQVSVEANSATQIETVLEREALGGLEPEESVIVIRSKNNQAGENIYFFRDQKDLRFEEVELTVSVNKETNELTVSTNSLARMVTIELDQEQLVMEDNFFDLLANETRVIGIEQAQGKEIPWETLRVKAINSKKG, from the coding sequence ATGAAACTGAATGACAATTGGAAGATGAAGCATTTTGATGTGGGGGCTGCGCGTGACCTGGAGGTGGCTTCGCCTGAGTATATTGATTATTTTTGGATGACAACGGCGGTGCCGGGCGATGTCCATTCTACCTTAATCGAACGGAAATTGATCGACGACCCTTTTTACGGACACAACGACCTGAAATGTCAGTGGGTAGAGGAAAAGGTGTGGTGGTACCGGACTACTTTTGAATTTCACGACGAGATCCAAAAAGGAGACCGCTATGAACTCATTTTCGCAGGACTCGACACGTTCGCAACAGTGTATCTAAACGGAGTGGAGATCGGTTCAACGGAGAATATGTTTATCAGCCACACCTTTGAAGTAGCGCGCGAGCTGAAACAAGGGAAAAACGTGCTGGCGGTTCGCTTTGATCCGGTCACAGTGCATGTCAAAGATAAAGTGCAATATTACTGGTCCGGTTTTAGCAAAAAAAGAATTTGGACGCGGAAAGCCCAAAGTCACTATGGCTGGGATTGGGGTCCGAGACTCGTGGCTGCGGGGATTTGGAAAGATGTTCATTTAGAAAAACGGTCTACAGCTAAACTTGACCATGTGTTTGCGAGAACCACATCGATTGACGCTAACAAAGCTACCGTTGAAGTGGATGTGGACATTACCTCGTACACTCGGGAAAAAGAATTCGAGGCCCTCATCAGTCTAAACGACGGCGAGGAGCCAATCACCACCACAAAGGTGAAAGTTGACCGAAAAAAAGCTTCAGCTGTCCTGGAAGTGGATAACCCAAAATTATGGTGGACCCATGATATCGGAACGCCGTACCTGTACCAGTTGAAGGTCGAGTTGCTAGCCGATGGAACGAAAATCGACGAAAAAGAAGAAGCCATCGGTATCCGAACGATCGAAGTCAGACGAAGAGACGAGAATGGTGAGCCGTGCTTTACCTTCGTTCTAAATGGCGAAAAGATTTTTGCGAAAGGTGCCAACTGGATCCCAATTGATAGTTTCATAGGAGCGGTGCCTGACACCCGCTATAAGCATCTGATTAAGATGTCGAAGGATGCCAACATGAATATGCTCCGCGTGTGGGGCGGCGGCATCTATGAAAAAGAGGTGTTCTATGAAGAGTGCAACCGCCTGGGAATCCTAGTGTGGCAGGACTTCATGTTCTCTTGTGCACTTTATCCAGACTATAACAAAAACTTCATGGCCAATGTTCGTGAAGAAATTAGTCATGTCGTTAAACGTCTGCGCAATCACCCGTGCCTGGCGATTTGGTGCGGCAACAACGAAAATGACTGGTTGTATGAAGCATTAAAGTCTTCCGGTGAGATTACCCATCCTTTTTACGGAGAGAAAATCTACCATGAGTTAATGCCGGAATTGCTAGAGGAACTCGACCCCACCCGGCTGTTTTGGCCGAGCTCCCCGTTTGGCGGGAATGACCATAACTCGAGGGAAGAGGGGGATACGCATAATTGGCAGGTGTGGCATGGAAATATCGAGCCGCGAGTGTTCGGGGAACCGCAACGTGTCAATTACAGTATCGAAGGACTTTCGTTTAAAAATTTCAAAACGGATACAACGCTGTTTGCCAGCGAATTTGGTATGCATGCGTCCTCCAACCGCTACACATTAGAGAGGAATATCCCGACGGAGCAATTTTTCTGGGGAAGCGAAGAAATGGCGTACCGGAACAAAGATATTCACCATCCTAAAGGAATATTGTTAATGGAAGGGTACACTGGTGCTCCGAAGCATCTCGATGAATATATTGCCTATTCAATGCTGACCCAGGCGGAAGGATTGAAATTTGGGATTGAGCATTATCGCCGAAACAAGCCGCATACTAGTGGGGCGTTGTTTTGGCAGCTGAACGATTGCTGGCCGGGGACGAGCTGGTCGGTGATCGATTATTATTTATTGCCGAAGGCTTCTTATCACTATGCGCGGAAATTCTTCAGCCCAATTCTTTTGACGCTCGATCAAACGCCAGGGGAAGACATCAAGGTGTGGGTCGTGAATGACAAGTTAGAAGCCTATCAGGATGAAATTGAACTTGCTGTGTACGATTTTAAAGGGGAAAAGGTGTTTTCGAAGGAATGGCAGGTCAGTGTGGAAGCCAATTCGGCGACACAGATTGAGACCGTCCTTGAACGAGAAGCTCTCGGTGGATTAGAGCCGGAGGAGTCCGTGATCGTTATCCGTTCGAAAAATAATCAAGCTGGCGAGAATATCTATTTTTTCCGTGATCAAAAGGATTTGCGATTTGAAGAGGTTGAATTGACGGTTTCAGTCAATAAGGAGACGAACGAGTTGACTGTCTCTACGAATTCACTTGCACGGATGGTCACGATTGAACTCGACCAGGAGCAACTAGTGATGGAGGATAATTTCTTTGACCTACTCGCAAATGAGACCCGTGTGATTGGAATTGAGCAGGCGCAGGGAAAAGAAATTCCTTGGGAGACTTTACGAGTAAAAGCGATCAATAGCAAGAAAGGATGA
- a CDS encoding zinc-dependent alcohol dehydrogenase family protein, whose translation MKAAVLQGTKQLEVVEWEKPRPLAHEVVVKVKSCGICGTDQHIYHGHPGSAEVHPPIVLGHELAGEVVEVGSEVTSLQAGDRVSIDPNIYCGTCEYCRSNRAHLCQQLQAVGVTRDGGMAEYCTVPSANCYTIPDMMTFEEAALVEPLGCVLHGFRKITLSPLSRVLIIGGGFIGQLFLQLVKQHHVQSIVVSEPAENKRELLYQLGADDVVQPMDAAKLEADVVIECVGRPESMELAVKSAAKGGQVLLFGVAAPDTVISVSPFEIFSKELTIKGSFINPYTHEEAIRLIAKKVVDVSSLISHRFTKEELPAAMADYPSLGVSKGIITH comes from the coding sequence ATGAAGGCAGCGGTATTGCAGGGAACAAAGCAGTTGGAAGTGGTAGAGTGGGAGAAGCCAAGACCTCTAGCACATGAAGTAGTGGTGAAAGTAAAGAGCTGTGGGATTTGCGGCACGGACCAGCATATCTACCATGGACATCCAGGTTCTGCCGAGGTTCATCCGCCGATCGTGCTTGGACATGAGTTAGCGGGAGAAGTGGTGGAAGTAGGTTCAGAGGTTACGAGTTTACAAGCAGGCGACCGTGTGTCGATTGATCCGAACATTTACTGTGGAACCTGTGAGTACTGCCGCAGCAATCGTGCGCATCTTTGCCAACAACTTCAGGCGGTAGGTGTCACAAGAGATGGTGGCATGGCCGAATATTGTACGGTGCCGAGTGCTAATTGCTATACAATTCCGGATATGATGACGTTTGAGGAAGCGGCATTGGTGGAGCCGTTAGGCTGTGTGTTACATGGCTTTAGAAAAATAACCTTGTCACCGCTGAGCAGGGTGTTAATTATCGGAGGCGGCTTTATTGGCCAGTTGTTTTTGCAATTGGTGAAGCAACACCACGTTCAATCGATTGTTGTCAGTGAGCCGGCTGAGAATAAAAGAGAGCTGTTGTATCAGCTTGGAGCGGATGACGTCGTTCAACCTATGGATGCTGCAAAGCTTGAAGCAGATGTGGTGATTGAATGTGTCGGCCGACCAGAAAGCATGGAGCTTGCGGTGAAATCAGCGGCGAAAGGCGGGCAGGTGCTCTTGTTTGGAGTCGCAGCCCCTGACACAGTGATTTCTGTGTCACCGTTTGAGATTTTTTCAAAAGAATTAACGATCAAGGGATCGTTTATTAACCCTTATACACACGAAGAAGCGATTAGGTTAATCGCGAAAAAGGTAGTCGATGTGAGCTCGCTCATTTCACACCGCTTTACAAAAGAAGAACTGCCTGCGGCGATGGCAGACTATCCTTCACTCGGAGTGTCTAAAGGGATTATTACACATTAA